From Danio rerio strain Tuebingen ecotype United States chromosome 7, GRCz12tu, whole genome shotgun sequence, the proteins below share one genomic window:
- the zgc:172065 gene encoding uncharacterized protein LOC100137122 (The RefSeq protein has 4 substitutions compared to this genomic sequence), whose protein sequence is MSTRPSPQPRSLKLIHQGPPARYRLQTERKLLDENEKVRKWTFGTRDGSKPHKIFLLVGETGVGKTTIINTMVNYLMGVKFEEETWYEITEEAVRDQSESQTSEITMYEVFPVKSSISLTIIDTPGYGDTRGLEKDLEVAENLSALFQNNDGVREVDAVCFVIQASKNRLSDRQHYIISSVLSLFGKDIVNNIVFLITHSDGLPPKNVLSAINKAKIPCRRDREGQPVHFQFNNRQAEPRQTKERYIRAQRDAWEDSMNEMKGFFQSLTARNRRSLELTSDVLIERIQFEASISNLQLRIQEKELKKAEKLQIQEAMKLNKGKIEECKNFNIKFERSVKMKVPIENASWKNRKATTCTVCEENCHEFDCWWVSSPKKCEVMRNDYCTVCTGKCHYSKHVKENKKYVCTTSSYMMEFDLIKKKYENTQTQTKTYLVLMEDLEEELKEIDEQKADLIVSAYHNIKHLSQIALKPDSAFTLQHLDFFIPRVREAGKAEWV, encoded by the coding sequence ACCAAGTCCTCAACCACGGAGTCTAAAACTGATTCATCAAGGTCCCCCAGCAAGATACCGTCTACAAACAGAGAGGAAATTGCTTGATGAAAATGAAAAAGTCAGGAAATGGACCTTTGGCACAAGAGATGCCAGTAAACCACATAAAATCTTTCTGCTTGTGGGAGAGACTGGCGTTGGTAAGACCACCATCATCAACACCATGGTCAACTATCTAATGGGAGTGAAGTTTGAGGAAGAAACTTGGTATGAAATCACAGAAGAAGCAGTCAGAGATCAGTCAGAATCCCAAACCTCTGAAATCACCATGTATGAGGTCTTTCCTGTGAAGAGCTCCATTTCTCTCACCATCATTGATACTCCAGGTTACGGAGACACTAGAGGACTAGAGAAAGATCTGGAAGTTGCAGAGAATTTATCtgctctgtttcagaacaacgaTGGGGTTCGAGAAGTCGAtgctgtgtgttttgtgattcaaGCATCAAAGAATCGTCTCTCAGACAGACAACACTACATTATCAGCTCAGTTCTGTCTCTTTTTGGGAAAGACATTGTGAACAACATCGTGTTTTTAATCACACACTCTGATGGTCTTCCTCCTAAAAATGTCCTCAGTGCCATTAATAAAGCTAAAATCCCCTGCAGACGAGACAGAGAAGGCCAACCTGTTCACTTCCAATTCAACAATCGTCAAGCTGAACCTCGACAAACTAAAGAACGCTACATTCGTGCTCAAAGAGATGCTTGGGAAGACAGTATGAATGAAATGAAAGGATTCTTTCAATCTCTGACTGCAAGGAACAGAAGAAGTTTAGAGTTGACTTCAGATGTCCTGATTGACCGCATTCAGTTTGAAGCCTCCATCAGCAACTTACAACTGAGAATCCAAGAGAAAGAGCTGAAAAAGGCAGAGAAACTTCAGATTCAGGAGGCAATGAAACTAAACAAGGGAAAGATTGAAGAATGTAAAAACTTCAACATTAAATTTGAAAGAAGTGTCAAAAAGAAGGTGCCAATTGAGAATGCATCATGGAAGAACAGAAAGGCAACGACCTGCACTGTCTGTGAGGAAAACTGCCATGAGTTTGACTGCTGGTGGGTTTCCAGTCCCAAAAAATGTGAAGTCATGAGAAATGACTACTGCACAGTGTGCACAGGGAAGTGCCACTACAGCAAACACGTCAAAGAGAACAAGAAATACGTCTGCACCACGTCAAGCTACATGATGGAGTTTGATTTGataaaaaagaaatatgaaaacacccaaacacaaacCAAGACATATTTAGTTTTAATGGAAGATCTTGAAGAAGAGCTGAAGGAGATTGATGAACAAAAAGCAGATCTTATTGTCAGTGCCTACCACAACATCAAGCATCTGTCTCAGATCGCTCTAAAACCAGACTCCGCCTTCACCCTCCAGCATCTGGACTTCTTCATCCCCAGAGTGAGGGAGGCTGGGAAAGAAGAATGGGTTCGA
- the zgc:172065 gene encoding uncharacterized protein isoform X1, with amino-acid sequence MSTRPSPQPRSLKLIHQGPPARYRLQTERKLLDENEKVRKWTFGTRDASKPHKIFLLVGETGVGKTTIINTMVNYLMGVKFEEETWYEITEEAVRDQSESQTSEITMYEVFPVKSSISLTIIDTPGYGDTRGLEKDLEVAENLSALFQNNDGVREVDAVCFVIQASKNRLSDRQHYIISSVLSLFGKDIVNNIVFLITHSDGLPPKNVLSAINKAKIPCRRDREGQPVHFQFNNRQAEPRQTKERYIRAQRDAWEDSMNEMKGFFQSLTARNRRSLELTSDVLIDRIQFEASISNLQLRIQEKELKKAEKLQIQEAMKLNKGKIEECKNFNIKFERSVKKKVPIENASWKNRKATTCTVCEENCHEFDCWWVSSPKKCEVMRNDYCTVCTGKCHYSKHVKENKKYVCTTSSYMMEFDLIKKKYENTQTQTKTYLVLMEDLEEELKEIDEQKADLIVSAYHNIKHLSQIALKPDSAFTLQHLDFFIPRVREAGKEEWVRELEEMRRIAVADEANKDALSYLKAGMAKLFLGEK; translated from the coding sequence ACCAAGTCCTCAACCACGGAGTCTAAAACTGATTCATCAAGGTCCCCCAGCAAGATACCGTCTACAAACAGAGAGGAAATTGCTTGATGAAAATGAAAAAGTCAGGAAATGGACCTTTGGCACAAGAGATGCCAGTAAACCACATAAAATCTTTCTGCTTGTGGGAGAGACTGGCGTTGGTAAGACCACCATCATCAACACCATGGTCAACTATCTAATGGGAGTGAAGTTTGAGGAAGAAACTTGGTATGAAATCACAGAAGAAGCAGTCAGAGATCAGTCAGAATCCCAAACCTCTGAAATCACCATGTATGAGGTCTTTCCTGTGAAGAGCTCCATTTCTCTCACCATCATTGATACTCCAGGTTACGGAGACACTAGAGGACTAGAGAAAGATCTGGAAGTTGCAGAGAATTTATCtgctctgtttcagaacaacgaTGGGGTTCGAGAAGTCGAtgctgtgtgttttgtgattcaaGCATCAAAGAATCGTCTCTCAGACAGACAACACTACATTATCAGCTCAGTTCTGTCTCTTTTTGGGAAAGACATTGTGAACAACATCGTGTTTTTAATCACACACTCTGATGGTCTTCCTCCTAAAAATGTCCTCAGTGCCATTAATAAAGCTAAAATCCCCTGCAGACGAGACAGAGAAGGCCAACCTGTTCACTTCCAATTCAACAATCGTCAAGCTGAACCTCGACAAACTAAAGAACGCTACATTCGTGCTCAAAGAGATGCTTGGGAAGACAGTATGAATGAAATGAAAGGATTCTTTCAATCTCTGACTGCAAGGAACAGAAGAAGTTTAGAGTTGACTTCAGATGTCCTGATTGACCGCATTCAGTTTGAAGCCTCCATCAGCAACTTACAACTGAGAATCCAAGAGAAAGAGCTGAAAAAGGCAGAGAAACTTCAGATTCAGGAGGCAATGAAACTAAACAAGGGAAAGATTGAAGAATGTAAAAACTTCAACATTAAATTTGAAAGAAGTGTCAAAAAGAAGGTGCCAATTGAGAATGCATCATGGAAGAACAGAAAGGCAACGACCTGCACTGTCTGTGAGGAAAACTGCCATGAGTTTGACTGCTGGTGGGTTTCCAGTCCCAAAAAATGTGAAGTCATGAGAAATGACTACTGCACAGTGTGCACAGGGAAGTGCCACTACAGCAAACACGTCAAAGAGAACAAGAAATACGTCTGCACCACGTCAAGCTACATGATGGAGTTTGATTTGataaaaaagaaatatgaaaacacccaaacacaaacCAAGACATATTTAGTTTTAATGGAAGATCTTGAAGAAGAGCTGAAGGAGATTGATGAACAAAAAGCAGATCTTATTGTCAGTGCCTACCACAACATCAAGCATCTGTCTCAGATCGCTCTAAAACCAGACTCCGCCTTCACCCTCCAGCATCTGGACTTCTTCATCCCCAGAGTGAGGGAGGCTGGGAAAGAAGAATGGGTTCGAGAACTAGAGGAGATGCGGAGAATCGCAGTAGCTGATGAAGCCAATAAAGATGCTCTGAGTTACCTGAAAGCTGGAATGGCTAAACTCTTCCTTGGTGAAAAATGA
- the zgc:172075 gene encoding uncharacterized protein isoform X1 has protein sequence MQSQTNLNRKTSMQRPNPPPRRPKLIHRGPPARYLLHTERKLLDANGKVRKWTFGKRDGSKPNKIILLVGETGVGKTTIINTMVNYLMGVKFEEETWYEITEEAVRDQSESQTSEITMYEVFPVKSSISLTIIDTPGYGDTRGLEKDLEVAENLSALFQNNDGVREVDAVCFVIQASKNRLSDRQHYIISSILSLFGKDIVNNIVFLITHSDGLPPKNVLGAINKAKIPCRRDRNGEPVHFIFNNRQADARQTKERYMKAQRDAWDESIDGMKEFFQSLTARNRRSLELTSDVLIDRIQFEASISNLQLRVQEKESKKSEKLQIQEAIKQNKKKIEEQRNFGITVKKTVKMKVLIENASWKNRKATTCTACEENCHEFDCWWVSNPSQCEVMKNGFCTVCTGKCHYTKHVKENKKYVISTSSYMMEFDYVKKECEKVQKLTKTYLALMEDLDNELKEIEEQKQMLLSDAYHNIKHLSQIALKPDSALTLQHLDFFIPRVREAGKEDWVRELEEMRRMAVAEEANKDALSYLKAGLAKLFLGEK, from the exons ATGCAATCGCAAACTAACCTCAATCGGAAGACCAGCATGCA AAGGCCAAATCCTCCACCACGAAGACCAAAACTGATTCATCGAGGTCCTCCAGCAAGATACCTTCTGCATACAGAGAGAAAATTGCTTGATGCAAATGGAAAAGTCAGGAAATGGACCTTTGGCAAAAGAGATGGCAGTAAACCAAATAAAATCATCCTGCTGGTGGGAGAGACTGGCGTTGGTAAGACCACCATCATCAACACCATGGTCAACTACCTAATGGGAGTGAAGTTTGAGGAAGAAACTTGGTATGAAATCACAGAAGAAGCAGTCAGAGATCAGTCAGAATCCCAAACCTCTGAAATCACCATGTATGAGGTCTTTCCTGTGAAGAGCTCCATTTCTCTCACCATCATTGATACTCCAGGTTACGGAGACACTAGAGGACTGGAGAAAGATCTGGAAGTTGCAGAGAATTTATCtgctctgtttcagaacaacgaTGGGGTTCGAGAAGTCGAtgctgtgtgttttgtgattcaaGCATCAAAGAATCGTCTCTCAGACAGACAACACTACATTATCAGCTCAATTCTGTCTCTGTTTGGGAAAGACATTGTGAACAACATCGTGTTTTTAATCACACACTCTGATGGTCTTCCTCCTAAAAATGTCCTCGGTGCCATTAATAAAGCTAAAATCCCCTGCAGACGAGACAGAAATGGTGAACCTGTTCATTTCATATTCAACAATCGTCAAGCTGATGCTCGTCAAACTAAAGAACGTTACATGAAGGCCCAAAGAGACGCCTGGGATGAAAGTATAGATGGCATGAAAGAGTTCTTTCAATCTCTGACTGCAAGGAACAGAAGAAGTTTAGAGTTAACTTCAGATGTCCTGATCGACCGCATTCAGTTTGAAGCCTCCATCAGCAACTTACAACTGAGAGTCCAAGAGAAGGAGTCGAAGAAATCTGAAAAACTTCAGATTCAAGAGGCAATAAAACAGAACAAGAAAAAGATTGAGGAGCAAAGGAATTTTGGCATAACAGTAAAAAAGACGGTCAAAATGAAGGTGCTCATTGAGAATGCATCATGGAAAAACAGAAAGGCGACGACCTGCACCGCCTGTGAGGAGAACTGCCATGAGTTTGACTGCTGGTGGGTTTCTAATCCCAGCCAATGTGAAGTCATGAAAAATGGCTTCTGCACTGTGTGCACGGGGAAGTGCCACTACACTAAACACGTCAAAGAGAACAAGAAATATGTAATCAGCACTTCAAGCTACATGATGGAATTTGACTACGTAAAAAAGGAATGTGAAAAAGTTCAAAAACTAACCAAGACATATTTAGCTTTAATGGAAGATCTTGACAACGAGCTGAAGGAGATTGAGGAACAAAAGCAAATGTTACTGTCTGATGCCTACCACAACATCAAGCATCTGTCTCAGATCGCCCTAAAACCAGACTCTGCCCTTACCCTCCAGCATCTGGACTTCTTCATCCCCAGAGTGAGGGAGGCTGGGAAAGAAGACTGGGTTCGGGAACTGGAGGAGATGAGGAGAATGGCAGTAGCTGAAGAAGCCAATAAAGATGCTCTGAGTTACCTGAAAGCTGGACTGGCTAAACTCTTCCTTGGTGAAAAATGA
- the zgc:172075 gene encoding uncharacterized protein LOC110437729 has translation MQRPNPPPRRPKLIHRGPPARYLLHTERKLLDANGKVRKWTFGKRDGSKPNKIILLVGETGVGKTTIINTMVNYLMGVKFEEETWYEITEEAVRDQSESQTSEITMYEVFPVKSSISLTIIDTPGYGDTRGLEKDLEVAENLSALFQNNDGVREVDAVCFVIQASKNRLSDRQHYIISSILSLFGKDIVNNIVFLITHSDGLPPKNVLGAINKAKIPCRRDRNGEPVHFIFNNRQADARQTKERYMKAQRDAWDESIDGMKEFFQSLTARNRRSLELTSDVLIDRIQFEASISNLQLRVQEKESKKSEKLQIQEAIKQNKKKIEEQRNFGITVKKTVKMKVLIENASWKNRKATTCTACEENCHEFDCWWVSNPSQCEVMKNGFCTVCTGKCHYTKHVKENKKYVISTSSYMMEFDYVKKECEKVQKLTKTYLALMEDLDNELKEIEEQKQMLLSDAYHNIKHLSQIALKPDSALTLQHLDFFIPRVREAGKEDWVRELEEMRRMAVAEEANKDALSYLKAGLAKLFLGEK, from the exons ATGCA AAGGCCAAATCCTCCACCACGAAGACCAAAACTGATTCATCGAGGTCCTCCAGCAAGATACCTTCTGCATACAGAGAGAAAATTGCTTGATGCAAATGGAAAAGTCAGGAAATGGACCTTTGGCAAAAGAGATGGCAGTAAACCAAATAAAATCATCCTGCTGGTGGGAGAGACTGGCGTTGGTAAGACCACCATCATCAACACCATGGTCAACTACCTAATGGGAGTGAAGTTTGAGGAAGAAACTTGGTATGAAATCACAGAAGAAGCAGTCAGAGATCAGTCAGAATCCCAAACCTCTGAAATCACCATGTATGAGGTCTTTCCTGTGAAGAGCTCCATTTCTCTCACCATCATTGATACTCCAGGTTACGGAGACACTAGAGGACTGGAGAAAGATCTGGAAGTTGCAGAGAATTTATCtgctctgtttcagaacaacgaTGGGGTTCGAGAAGTCGAtgctgtgtgttttgtgattcaaGCATCAAAGAATCGTCTCTCAGACAGACAACACTACATTATCAGCTCAATTCTGTCTCTGTTTGGGAAAGACATTGTGAACAACATCGTGTTTTTAATCACACACTCTGATGGTCTTCCTCCTAAAAATGTCCTCGGTGCCATTAATAAAGCTAAAATCCCCTGCAGACGAGACAGAAATGGTGAACCTGTTCATTTCATATTCAACAATCGTCAAGCTGATGCTCGTCAAACTAAAGAACGTTACATGAAGGCCCAAAGAGACGCCTGGGATGAAAGTATAGATGGCATGAAAGAGTTCTTTCAATCTCTGACTGCAAGGAACAGAAGAAGTTTAGAGTTAACTTCAGATGTCCTGATCGACCGCATTCAGTTTGAAGCCTCCATCAGCAACTTACAACTGAGAGTCCAAGAGAAGGAGTCGAAGAAATCTGAAAAACTTCAGATTCAAGAGGCAATAAAACAGAACAAGAAAAAGATTGAGGAGCAAAGGAATTTTGGCATAACAGTAAAAAAGACGGTCAAAATGAAGGTGCTCATTGAGAATGCATCATGGAAAAACAGAAAGGCGACGACCTGCACCGCCTGTGAGGAGAACTGCCATGAGTTTGACTGCTGGTGGGTTTCTAATCCCAGCCAATGTGAAGTCATGAAAAATGGCTTCTGCACTGTGTGCACGGGGAAGTGCCACTACACTAAACACGTCAAAGAGAACAAGAAATATGTAATCAGCACTTCAAGCTACATGATGGAATTTGACTACGTAAAAAAGGAATGTGAAAAAGTTCAAAAACTAACCAAGACATATTTAGCTTTAATGGAAGATCTTGACAACGAGCTGAAGGAGATTGAGGAACAAAAGCAAATGTTACTGTCTGATGCCTACCACAACATCAAGCATCTGTCTCAGATCGCCCTAAAACCAGACTCTGCCCTTACCCTCCAGCATCTGGACTTCTTCATCCCCAGAGTGAGGGAGGCTGGGAAAGAAGACTGGGTTCGGGAACTGGAGGAGATGAGGAGAATGGCAGTAGCTGAAGAAGCCAATAAAGATGCTCTGAGTTACCTGAAAGCTGGACTGGCTAAACTCTTCCTTGGTGAAAAATGA